In the Flavisolibacter tropicus genome, one interval contains:
- a CDS encoding sialidase family protein: protein MKHIKTLAIALFSQVAFCYGQGTWVKAQEELLFNNPPFRECHASTILEVKPGKRLVAYFGGTREGHKDVAIWLSEEENGKWKQPVEMANGIINDTLRYPTWNPVLFKAKEGKVFLFYKEGPSPRDWWGMVRTSMDDGKTWTAPVKLPDGVLGPIKNKPIQLADGTILAPSSTETRESWKVHIEKTTDLGATWQIIPVDVQTEFNVIQPSILSYANNKLQILCRSRHDRVVQAFSEDNGKTWGALSKTDILNPNSGTDAVTLKNGWQLLVYNPTIRGKEWSTGRAKLNVAVSKDGAQWTDIAVLEDGTTEEFSYPAVIQTKDGKVHITYTYDRKSIKHVVLEQK from the coding sequence ATGAAACACATTAAAACACTTGCAATAGCCCTTTTTTCACAAGTAGCTTTTTGCTATGGACAAGGTACCTGGGTAAAAGCGCAGGAAGAACTGCTATTTAATAATCCACCCTTCCGTGAGTGCCATGCATCTACCATTTTGGAGGTAAAGCCGGGTAAGCGTTTAGTCGCCTATTTCGGCGGCACGCGGGAAGGACACAAAGATGTAGCCATCTGGCTTTCGGAAGAAGAAAATGGTAAATGGAAGCAGCCGGTAGAAATGGCGAATGGGATCATTAATGATACCTTGCGTTATCCTACCTGGAACCCGGTGCTCTTTAAGGCAAAAGAAGGAAAGGTTTTCTTATTCTATAAAGAAGGCCCATCACCACGCGACTGGTGGGGGATGGTGCGTACATCAATGGATGATGGGAAAACATGGACAGCCCCTGTGAAATTACCGGATGGCGTATTGGGGCCCATTAAGAATAAACCTATTCAATTGGCGGATGGTACCATCTTAGCGCCTTCCAGTACCGAGACCAGGGAAAGTTGGAAAGTGCATATTGAAAAGACAACGGACCTGGGTGCTACGTGGCAGATCATTCCTGTAGATGTACAGACCGAGTTCAATGTTATACAGCCTAGTATTTTGAGCTATGCCAATAATAAGCTGCAAATTCTTTGCAGAAGCAGACACGACAGGGTGGTACAAGCCTTTTCAGAGGATAATGGAAAAACCTGGGGTGCATTAAGCAAAACAGACATCTTGAATCCGAACTCTGGTACCGATGCTGTGACATTGAAAAATGGTTGGCAGTTATTGGTCTACAATCCTACCATTAGAGGTAAAGAGTGGTCAACTGGAAGAGCCAAGCTAAATGTGGCGGTATCCAAAGATGGCGCGCAGTGGACAGATATCGCTGTTTTAGAAGATGGTACTACAGAGGAATTTAGCTACCCGGCCGTCATTCAAACAAAAGATGGTAAAGTGCATATCACTTATACCTACGATCGTAAAAGCATTAAGCACGTGGTGTTAGAACAGAAATAG
- a CDS encoding sodium:solute symporter, whose amino-acid sequence MKNLPILDLSIIALYLLAMVVVGVYFSRKNKSAEQFTKASGSIPGWAIGLSIYATFLSSNTFLGVPGKAFGSNWNAFVFSISMPFAAWVASKYFVPFYRKSGEISAYTHLEHRFGPWARTYTVVCFLLTQLARMGSIFFGIALSLQALIGYPMSTIMVVMGACIILYTVLGGMEAVIWTEVIQGIIKTLGALLILYLIIADMPGGVSKMIEIGVSDKKFGLGSISPNFVESTFWVVLFYGFFINLNNFGMDQNYVQRYHTAASQKEASRSLWLCVAMYVPASLLFFIIGAALYSYYQIHPEQIETVRQQVAAERLGAAATSAQISQMAASLRPEDYGDKVMPFFMVSKMPTGILGLVVSALLSAAMSTISSGMNASATVFTVDIYKRYFKPNLSDSRTLRTLHIATVVFGLFGLCTGLAMIGVKSVLDIWWQLSGIFAGGMLGLFLLGIISRQTKNAEALTATIIGIVVILWLTFSAKLPQQYEFLRNPLHTNMTIVVGTLTIFLIGLALTQSKRKRKEEPLQVVELETSM is encoded by the coding sequence ATGAAAAATCTTCCCATTTTAGACCTTTCGATAATTGCCCTTTACTTGTTGGCCATGGTGGTGGTGGGCGTTTATTTTTCCCGGAAAAATAAAAGTGCCGAGCAATTTACAAAGGCATCAGGTTCTATTCCTGGTTGGGCCATTGGGTTGTCTATCTATGCTACCTTTTTGAGCAGTAATACATTCCTGGGTGTACCGGGTAAGGCATTTGGCAGTAACTGGAATGCATTTGTCTTTAGTATCTCTATGCCCTTTGCAGCTTGGGTAGCTTCTAAATACTTTGTCCCCTTCTATCGTAAATCTGGCGAAATATCGGCTTATACGCATCTTGAACATCGTTTTGGACCATGGGCCCGTACCTATACCGTGGTGTGCTTCCTGCTGACCCAGTTGGCAAGAATGGGTTCCATCTTCTTTGGTATTGCTTTGAGCCTACAGGCCTTGATTGGCTACCCGATGTCTACCATCATGGTGGTGATGGGTGCCTGCATCATTTTGTATACCGTATTAGGGGGTATGGAAGCTGTTATATGGACGGAAGTAATACAAGGCATTATCAAAACATTAGGTGCCCTATTGATCCTCTATTTGATTATTGCCGATATGCCAGGTGGTGTGTCGAAAATGATAGAGATTGGAGTTAGTGATAAAAAGTTCGGCCTGGGAAGTATATCACCCAATTTTGTAGAATCGACCTTCTGGGTGGTGCTGTTTTATGGGTTCTTTATCAACCTGAATAATTTTGGGATGGACCAGAATTATGTGCAGCGCTATCATACGGCGGCTTCACAAAAGGAAGCGTCACGGTCCTTATGGCTGTGTGTGGCCATGTATGTACCCGCGTCACTTTTGTTCTTCATCATTGGAGCCGCCCTTTATTCCTATTACCAGATCCATCCGGAACAAATAGAAACTGTACGACAGCAGGTGGCGGCAGAACGATTAGGTGCTGCGGCTACATCTGCACAGATCAGCCAGATGGCCGCTTCGTTACGACCTGAAGATTATGGTGATAAAGTAATGCCCTTCTTTATGGTAAGTAAAATGCCAACAGGTATATTAGGTCTGGTTGTATCCGCGCTGTTATCAGCGGCTATGAGTACCATTAGTTCGGGTATGAATGCATCAGCAACGGTATTTACAGTTGATATCTATAAACGCTATTTTAAACCCAACCTGTCTGATTCTCGCACCTTACGAACACTTCATATTGCCACAGTGGTATTCGGCTTATTCGGTTTGTGTACAGGGCTGGCTATGATTGGCGTAAAAAGTGTGTTAGATATCTGGTGGCAGCTCTCTGGCATATTTGCCGGTGGTATGCTGGGTCTTTTCCTTCTTGGTATTATTAGCCGCCAAACTAAAAATGCAGAAGCACTAACGGCTACGATCATAGGCATTGTGGTAATCTTATGGTTAACCTTTTCCGCTAAGTTGCCACAACAGTATGAGTTCTTACGTAATCCATTGCATACAAATATGACCATTGTGGTGGGAACACTCACCATCTTCCTGATCGGTCTTGCACTTACACAATCAAAAAGAAAACGTAAAGAGGAACCACTACAAGTTGTAGAGTTAGAAACAAGTATGTAG